One Theropithecus gelada isolate Dixy chromosome 20, Tgel_1.0, whole genome shotgun sequence DNA segment encodes these proteins:
- the SLC5A2 gene encoding sodium/glucose cotransporter 2 isoform X2, whose product MEEHTEAGSAPELGAQRALIDNPADILVIAAYFLLVIGVGLWSMCRTNRGTVGGYFLAGRSMMWWPVGASLFASNIGSGHFVGLAGTGAASGLAVAGFEWNALFVVLLLGWLFAPVYLTAGVITMPQYLRKRFGGRRIRLYLSVLSLFLYIFTKISVDMFSGAVFIQQALGWNIYASVIALLGITMIYTVTGGLAALMYTDTVQTFVILGGSCILMGYAFHEVGGYSGLFDKYLRAATSLTVSEDPAVGNISSSCYRPRPDSYHLLRHPVTGDLPWPALLLGLTIVSGWYWCSDQVIVQRCLAGKSLTHIKAGCILCGYLKLTPMFLMVMPGMISRILYPDEVACVVPEVCRRVCGTEVGCSNIAYPRLVVKLMPNGLRGLMLAVMLAALMSSLASIFNSSSTLFTMDIYTRLRPSAGDRELLLVGRLWVVFIVVVSVAWLPVVQAAQGGQLFDYIQAVSSYLAPPVSAVFVLALFVPRVNEQGAFWGLIGGLLMGLARLIPEFSFGSGSCVQPSACPAFLCGVHYLYFAIVLFLCSGLLTLLVSLCTAPIPRKHLHRLVFSLRHSKEEREDLDADEQEGSSLPAQNGCPERAMEMDEPQAPAPSFLRQCLLWFCGMSRGGVGSPPPLTQEEAVAATRRLEDISEDPSWARVVNLNALLMMAVAVFLWGFYA is encoded by the exons ATGGAGGAGCACACAGAGGCAGGCTCGGCACCAGAGCTGGGGGCCCAGAGGGCCCTGATCGACAATCCTGCTGACATTCTAGTCATTGCTGCATATTTCCTGCTGGTCATTGGTGTTGGCTTGTGG tccaTGTGCAGAACCAACAGAGGCACTGTGGGCGGCTACTTCCTGGCAGGACGCAGCATGATGTGGTGGCCG GTTGGGGCCTCTCTCTTCGCCAGCAACATTGGCAGTGGCCACTTTGTGGGCCTGGCAGGGACTGGCGCTGCAAGTGGCTTGGCTGTGGCTGGATTCGAATGGAAT GCGCTCTTCGTGGTGCTGCTACTGGGCTGGCTCTTTGCACCCGTGTACCTGACGGCAGGGGTCATCACGATGCCACAGTACCTGCGCAAGCGCTTCGGCGGCCGCCGCATCCGCCTCTACCTGTCTGTGCTCTCCCTTTTCCTGTATATCTTCACCAAGATCTCG GTGGACATGTTCTCCGGAGCTGTATTCATCCAGCAGGCTCTGGGCTGGAACATCTATGCCTCCGTCATCGCGCTTCTGGGCATCACCATGATTTACACGGTGACAG GAGGGCTGGCCGCGCTGATGTACACGGACACGGTACAGACCTTCGTCATCCTGGGGGGCTCCTGCATCCTCATGGGTTACG CCTTCCACGAGGTGGGCGGGTATTCGGGTCTCTTCGACAAATACCTGAGAGCAGCAACTTCGCTGACGGTGTCCGAGGATCCAGCCGTGGGAAACATCTCCAGCTCCTGCTATCGACCCCGGCCCGACTCCTACCACCTGCTCCGGCACCCCGTGACCGGGGATCTGCCGTGGCCCGCGCTGCTCCTGGGACTCACGATCGTCTCGGGATGGTACTGGTGCAGCGACCAG GTCATTGTGCAGCGCTGCCTGGCCGGGAAGAGCCTGACCCACATCAAGGCGGGCTGCATCCTGTGCGGGTACCTGAAGCTGACGCCCATGTTCCTCATGGTCATGCCAGGAATGATCAGCCGCATTCTGTACCCGG ACGAGGTGGCGTGCGTGGTGCCTGAGGTGTGCAGGCGCGTGTGCGGCACGGAGGTGGGCTGCTCCAACATTGCCTACCCGCGGCTCGTCGTGAAGCTCATGCCCAACG GTCTGCGCGGACTCATGCTGGCGGTCATGCTGGCCGCGCTCATGTCCTCGCTGGCTTCCATCTTCAACAGCAGCAGCACACTCTTCACCATGGACATCTACACGCGCCTGCGGCCCAGCGCCGGCGACCGCGAGCTGCTGCTGGTGGGACG GCTCTGGGTGGTGTTCATCGTGGTAGTGTCGGTGGCCTGGCTTCCCGTGGTGCAGGCGGCGCAGGGCGGGCAGCTCTTCGATTACATCCAGGCCGTCTCCAGCTACCTGGCACCGCCCGTGTCCGCCGTCTTCGTGCTGGCACTCTTCGTGCCGCGCGTTAATGAGCAG GGCGCCTTCTGGGGACTCATCGGGGGCCTCCTGATGGGCCTGGCACGCCTGATTCCCGAGTTCTCCTTCGGCTCGGGCAGCTGTGTGCAGCCCTCAGCGTGCCCGGCTTTCCTCTGCGGCGTGCACTACCTTTACTTCGCCATCGTGCTGTTCCTCTGCTCCGGCCTCCTCACCCTCCTGGTCTCGCTGTGCACCGCGCCCATCCCCCGCAAGCAC CTCCACCGCCTGGTCTTCAGTCTCCGGCACAGCAAGGAAGAACGGGAGGACCTGGATGCTGATGAGCAGGAAGGCTCCTCACTCCCTGCACAGAATGGGTGCCCAGAGCGTGCCATGGAGATGGATG AGCCCCAAGCCCCGGCACCAAGCTTCTTACGTCAGTGCCTGCTCTGGTTTTGTGGAAtgagcaggggtggggtgggcagtcCTCCGCCCCTTACCCAGGAGGAGGCAGTGGCAGCAACCAGGCGGCTGGAGGACATCAGTGAGGACCCGAGCTGGGCCCGTGTGGTCAACCTCAATGCCCTGCTCATGATGGCGGTGGCTGTGTTCCTCTGGGGCTTCTATGCCTAA
- the SLC5A2 gene encoding sodium/glucose cotransporter 2 isoform X1, which yields MEEHTEAGSAPELGAQRALIDNPADILVIAAYFLLVIGVGLWSMCRTNRGTVGGYFLAGRSMMWWPVGASLFASNIGSGHFVGLAGTGAASGLAVAGFEWNALFVVLLLGWLFAPVYLTAGVITMPQYLRKRFGGRRIRLYLSVLSLFLYIFTKISVDMFSGAVFIQQALGWNIYASVIALLGITMIYTVTGGLAALMYTDTVQTFVILGGSCILMGYAFHEVGGYSGLFDKYLRAATSLTVSEDPAVGNISSSCYRPRPDSYHLLRHPVTGDLPWPALLLGLTIVSGWYWCSDQVIVQRCLAGKSLTHIKAGCILCGYLKLTPMFLMVMPGMISRILYPDEVACVVPEVCRRVCGTEVGCSNIAYPRLVVKLMPNGLRGLMLAVMLAALMSSLASIFNSSSTLFTMDIYTRLRPSAGDRELLLVGRLWVVFIVVVSVAWLPVVQAAQGGQLFDYIQAVSSYLAPPVSAVFVLALFVPRVNEQGAFWGLIGGLLMGLARLIPEFSFGSGSCVQPSACPAFLCGVHYLYFAIVLFLCSGLLTLLVSLCTAPIPRKHLHRLVFSLRHSKEEREDLDADEQEGSSLPAQNGCPERAMEMDGRAPCRQVGLGELSSRKLTAGPQFPPEPQAPAPSFLRQCLLWFCGMSRGGVGSPPPLTQEEAVAATRRLEDISEDPSWARVVNLNALLMMAVAVFLWGFYA from the exons ATGGAGGAGCACACAGAGGCAGGCTCGGCACCAGAGCTGGGGGCCCAGAGGGCCCTGATCGACAATCCTGCTGACATTCTAGTCATTGCTGCATATTTCCTGCTGGTCATTGGTGTTGGCTTGTGG tccaTGTGCAGAACCAACAGAGGCACTGTGGGCGGCTACTTCCTGGCAGGACGCAGCATGATGTGGTGGCCG GTTGGGGCCTCTCTCTTCGCCAGCAACATTGGCAGTGGCCACTTTGTGGGCCTGGCAGGGACTGGCGCTGCAAGTGGCTTGGCTGTGGCTGGATTCGAATGGAAT GCGCTCTTCGTGGTGCTGCTACTGGGCTGGCTCTTTGCACCCGTGTACCTGACGGCAGGGGTCATCACGATGCCACAGTACCTGCGCAAGCGCTTCGGCGGCCGCCGCATCCGCCTCTACCTGTCTGTGCTCTCCCTTTTCCTGTATATCTTCACCAAGATCTCG GTGGACATGTTCTCCGGAGCTGTATTCATCCAGCAGGCTCTGGGCTGGAACATCTATGCCTCCGTCATCGCGCTTCTGGGCATCACCATGATTTACACGGTGACAG GAGGGCTGGCCGCGCTGATGTACACGGACACGGTACAGACCTTCGTCATCCTGGGGGGCTCCTGCATCCTCATGGGTTACG CCTTCCACGAGGTGGGCGGGTATTCGGGTCTCTTCGACAAATACCTGAGAGCAGCAACTTCGCTGACGGTGTCCGAGGATCCAGCCGTGGGAAACATCTCCAGCTCCTGCTATCGACCCCGGCCCGACTCCTACCACCTGCTCCGGCACCCCGTGACCGGGGATCTGCCGTGGCCCGCGCTGCTCCTGGGACTCACGATCGTCTCGGGATGGTACTGGTGCAGCGACCAG GTCATTGTGCAGCGCTGCCTGGCCGGGAAGAGCCTGACCCACATCAAGGCGGGCTGCATCCTGTGCGGGTACCTGAAGCTGACGCCCATGTTCCTCATGGTCATGCCAGGAATGATCAGCCGCATTCTGTACCCGG ACGAGGTGGCGTGCGTGGTGCCTGAGGTGTGCAGGCGCGTGTGCGGCACGGAGGTGGGCTGCTCCAACATTGCCTACCCGCGGCTCGTCGTGAAGCTCATGCCCAACG GTCTGCGCGGACTCATGCTGGCGGTCATGCTGGCCGCGCTCATGTCCTCGCTGGCTTCCATCTTCAACAGCAGCAGCACACTCTTCACCATGGACATCTACACGCGCCTGCGGCCCAGCGCCGGCGACCGCGAGCTGCTGCTGGTGGGACG GCTCTGGGTGGTGTTCATCGTGGTAGTGTCGGTGGCCTGGCTTCCCGTGGTGCAGGCGGCGCAGGGCGGGCAGCTCTTCGATTACATCCAGGCCGTCTCCAGCTACCTGGCACCGCCCGTGTCCGCCGTCTTCGTGCTGGCACTCTTCGTGCCGCGCGTTAATGAGCAG GGCGCCTTCTGGGGACTCATCGGGGGCCTCCTGATGGGCCTGGCACGCCTGATTCCCGAGTTCTCCTTCGGCTCGGGCAGCTGTGTGCAGCCCTCAGCGTGCCCGGCTTTCCTCTGCGGCGTGCACTACCTTTACTTCGCCATCGTGCTGTTCCTCTGCTCCGGCCTCCTCACCCTCCTGGTCTCGCTGTGCACCGCGCCCATCCCCCGCAAGCAC CTCCACCGCCTGGTCTTCAGTCTCCGGCACAGCAAGGAAGAACGGGAGGACCTGGATGCTGATGAGCAGGAAGGCTCCTCACTCCCTGCACAGAATGGGTGCCCAGAGCGTGCCATGGAGATGGATGGTAGGGCACCATGCCggcaggtggggctgggggagctgAGTTCCCGCAAACTAACTGCAGGGCCTCAATTTCCCCCAGAGCCCCAAGCCCCGGCACCAAGCTTCTTACGTCAGTGCCTGCTCTGGTTTTGTGGAAtgagcaggggtggggtgggcagtcCTCCGCCCCTTACCCAGGAGGAGGCAGTGGCAGCAACCAGGCGGCTGGAGGACATCAGTGAGGACCCGAGCTGGGCCCGTGTGGTCAACCTCAATGCCCTGCTCATGATGGCGGTGGCTGTGTTCCTCTGGGGCTTCTATGCCTAA
- the TGFB1I1 gene encoding transforming growth factor beta-1-induced transcript 1 protein isoform X3 — MPRSGAPKERPAEPLTPPPSYGHQPQTGSGESSGASGDKDHLYSTVCKPRSPKPAAPAAPPFSSSSGVLGTGLCELDRLLQELNATQFNITDEIMSQFPSSKVASGEQKEDQSEDRKRPSLPSSPSPGLPKPSATSATLELDRLMASLSDFRVQNHLPASGPTQPPVASSTNEGSPSPPEPTGKGSLDTMLGLLQSDLSRRGVPTQAKGLCGSCNKPIAGQVVTALGRAWHPEHFVCGGCSTALGGSSFFEKDGAPFCPECYFERFSPRCGFCNQPIRHKMVTALGTHWHPEHFCCVSCGEPFGDEGFHEREGRPYCRRDFLQLFAPRCQGCQGPILDNYISALSALWHPDCFVCRECFAPFSGGSFFEHEGRPLCENHFHARRGSLCATCGLPVTGRCVSALGRRFHPDHFTCTFCLRPLTKGSFQERAGKPYCQPCFLKLFG, encoded by the exons ATGCCAAGGTCAGGGGCTCCCAAAGAGCGCCCTGCAGAGCCTctcacccctcccccatcctaTGGCCACCAGCCACAG ACAGGGTCTGGGGAGTCTTCAGGAGCCTCGGGGGACAAGGACCATCTGTACAG CACGGTATGCAAGCCTCGGTCCCCAAAGCCTGCAGCCCCGGCGGCCCCTCCATTTTCCTCTTCCAGCGGTGTCTTGGGTACTGGGCTCTGTGAGCTAGATCGGTTGCTTCAGGAACTTAATGCCACCCAGTTCAACATCACAG aTGAAATCATGTCTCAGTTCCCATCTAGCAAGGTGGCTTCAGGAGAGCAGAAGGAGGACCAGTCTGAAGACAGGAAAAGACCCAGCCT CCCTTCCAGCCCatctcctggcctcccaaagccttcTGCCACCTCGGCCACTCTGGAGCTGGATAGACTGATGGCCTCACTCTCTGACTTCCGTGTTCAAAACCAT CTTCCAGCCTCTGGGCCAACCCAGCCACCAGTGGCAAGCTCCACAAACGAGGGCTCCCCGTCCCCACCAGAGCCGACTGGCAAGGGCAGCCTAGACACCATGCTGGGGCTGCTGCAGTCTGACCTCAGCCGCCGGGGTGTTCCCACTCAGGCCAAGGGCCTCTGTGGCTCCTGCAATAAACCTATTGCTGGGCAA GTGGTGACGGCTCTGGGCCGCGCCTGGCATCCCGAGCACTTCGTTTGCGGAGGCTGTTCCACCGCCCTGGGAGGCAGCAGCTTCTTCGAGAAGGATGGAGCCCCCTTCTGCCCCGAGTGCTACTTTGAGCGCTTCTCGCCAAGATGTGGCTTCTGCAACCAGCCCATCCGACAC aAAATGGTGACCGCCTTGGGCACTCACTGGCACCCAGAGCATTTCTGCTGCGTCAGTTGCGGGGAGCCCTTCGGAGATGAGG GTTTTCATGAGCGCGAGGGCCGCCCCTACTGCCGCCGGGACTTCCTGCAGCTGTTCGCCCCGCGCTGCCAGGGCTGCCAGGGCCCCATCCTGGATAACTACATCTCGGCGCTTAGCGCGCTCTGGCACCCGGACTGTTTCGTCTGCAGG GAATGCTTCGCGCCCTTCTCGGGAGGCAGCTTTTTCGAGCACGAGGGCCGCCCGTTGTGCGAGAACCACTTCCACGCACGGCGCGGCTCGCTGTGCGCCACGTGTGGCCTCCCAGTTACCGGCCGCTGCGTGTCGGCCCTGGGCCGCCGCTTCCACCCGGATCACTTCACATGCACCTTCTGCCTGCGCCCGCTCACCAAAGGCTCCTTCCAGGAGCGTGCCGGCAAGCCCTACTGCCAGCCCTGCTTCCTGAAGCTCTTCGGCTGA
- the TGFB1I1 gene encoding transforming growth factor beta-1-induced transcript 1 protein isoform X2 gives MEDLDALLSDLETTTSHMPRSGAPKERPAEPLTPPPSYGHQPQTGSGESSGASGDKDHLYSTVCKPRSPKPAAPAAPPFSSSSGVLGTGLCELDRLLQELNATQFNITDEIMSQFPSSKVASGEQKEDQSEDRKRPSLPSSPSPGLPKPSATSATLELDRLMASLSDFRVQNHLPASGPTQPPVASSTNEGSPSPPEPTGKGSLDTMLGLLQSDLSRRGVPTQAKGLCGSCNKPIAGQVVTALGRAWHPEHFVCGGCSTALGGSSFFEKDGAPFCPECYFERFSPRCGFCNQPIRHKMVTALGTHWHPEHFCCVSCGEPFGDEGFHEREGRPYCRRDFLQLFAPRCQGCQGPILDNYISALSALWHPDCFVCRECFAPFSGGSFFEHEGRPLCENHFHARRGSLCATCGLPVTGRCVSALGRRFHPDHFTCTFCLRPLTKGSFQERAGKPYCQPCFLKLFG, from the exons ATGGAGGACCTGG ACGCCCTGCTCTCTGACCTGGAGACTACCACCTCGCACATGCCAAGGTCAGGGGCTCCCAAAGAGCGCCCTGCAGAGCCTctcacccctcccccatcctaTGGCCACCAGCCACAG ACAGGGTCTGGGGAGTCTTCAGGAGCCTCGGGGGACAAGGACCATCTGTACAG CACGGTATGCAAGCCTCGGTCCCCAAAGCCTGCAGCCCCGGCGGCCCCTCCATTTTCCTCTTCCAGCGGTGTCTTGGGTACTGGGCTCTGTGAGCTAGATCGGTTGCTTCAGGAACTTAATGCCACCCAGTTCAACATCACAG aTGAAATCATGTCTCAGTTCCCATCTAGCAAGGTGGCTTCAGGAGAGCAGAAGGAGGACCAGTCTGAAGACAGGAAAAGACCCAGCCT CCCTTCCAGCCCatctcctggcctcccaaagccttcTGCCACCTCGGCCACTCTGGAGCTGGATAGACTGATGGCCTCACTCTCTGACTTCCGTGTTCAAAACCAT CTTCCAGCCTCTGGGCCAACCCAGCCACCAGTGGCAAGCTCCACAAACGAGGGCTCCCCGTCCCCACCAGAGCCGACTGGCAAGGGCAGCCTAGACACCATGCTGGGGCTGCTGCAGTCTGACCTCAGCCGCCGGGGTGTTCCCACTCAGGCCAAGGGCCTCTGTGGCTCCTGCAATAAACCTATTGCTGGGCAA GTGGTGACGGCTCTGGGCCGCGCCTGGCATCCCGAGCACTTCGTTTGCGGAGGCTGTTCCACCGCCCTGGGAGGCAGCAGCTTCTTCGAGAAGGATGGAGCCCCCTTCTGCCCCGAGTGCTACTTTGAGCGCTTCTCGCCAAGATGTGGCTTCTGCAACCAGCCCATCCGACAC aAAATGGTGACCGCCTTGGGCACTCACTGGCACCCAGAGCATTTCTGCTGCGTCAGTTGCGGGGAGCCCTTCGGAGATGAGG GTTTTCATGAGCGCGAGGGCCGCCCCTACTGCCGCCGGGACTTCCTGCAGCTGTTCGCCCCGCGCTGCCAGGGCTGCCAGGGCCCCATCCTGGATAACTACATCTCGGCGCTTAGCGCGCTCTGGCACCCGGACTGTTTCGTCTGCAGG GAATGCTTCGCGCCCTTCTCGGGAGGCAGCTTTTTCGAGCACGAGGGCCGCCCGTTGTGCGAGAACCACTTCCACGCACGGCGCGGCTCGCTGTGCGCCACGTGTGGCCTCCCAGTTACCGGCCGCTGCGTGTCGGCCCTGGGCCGCCGCTTCCACCCGGATCACTTCACATGCACCTTCTGCCTGCGCCCGCTCACCAAAGGCTCCTTCCAGGAGCGTGCCGGCAAGCCCTACTGCCAGCCCTGCTTCCTGAAGCTCTTCGGCTGA
- the TGFB1I1 gene encoding transforming growth factor beta-1-induced transcript 1 protein isoform X1 — protein sequence MESGVLSGKEDPDALLSDLETTTSHMPRSGAPKERPAEPLTPPPSYGHQPQTGSGESSGASGDKDHLYSTVCKPRSPKPAAPAAPPFSSSSGVLGTGLCELDRLLQELNATQFNITDEIMSQFPSSKVASGEQKEDQSEDRKRPSLPSSPSPGLPKPSATSATLELDRLMASLSDFRVQNHLPASGPTQPPVASSTNEGSPSPPEPTGKGSLDTMLGLLQSDLSRRGVPTQAKGLCGSCNKPIAGQVVTALGRAWHPEHFVCGGCSTALGGSSFFEKDGAPFCPECYFERFSPRCGFCNQPIRHKMVTALGTHWHPEHFCCVSCGEPFGDEGFHEREGRPYCRRDFLQLFAPRCQGCQGPILDNYISALSALWHPDCFVCRECFAPFSGGSFFEHEGRPLCENHFHARRGSLCATCGLPVTGRCVSALGRRFHPDHFTCTFCLRPLTKGSFQERAGKPYCQPCFLKLFG from the exons ATGGAGAGTGGTGTCTTGTCCGGAAAGGAGGACCCAG ACGCCCTGCTCTCTGACCTGGAGACTACCACCTCGCACATGCCAAGGTCAGGGGCTCCCAAAGAGCGCCCTGCAGAGCCTctcacccctcccccatcctaTGGCCACCAGCCACAG ACAGGGTCTGGGGAGTCTTCAGGAGCCTCGGGGGACAAGGACCATCTGTACAG CACGGTATGCAAGCCTCGGTCCCCAAAGCCTGCAGCCCCGGCGGCCCCTCCATTTTCCTCTTCCAGCGGTGTCTTGGGTACTGGGCTCTGTGAGCTAGATCGGTTGCTTCAGGAACTTAATGCCACCCAGTTCAACATCACAG aTGAAATCATGTCTCAGTTCCCATCTAGCAAGGTGGCTTCAGGAGAGCAGAAGGAGGACCAGTCTGAAGACAGGAAAAGACCCAGCCT CCCTTCCAGCCCatctcctggcctcccaaagccttcTGCCACCTCGGCCACTCTGGAGCTGGATAGACTGATGGCCTCACTCTCTGACTTCCGTGTTCAAAACCAT CTTCCAGCCTCTGGGCCAACCCAGCCACCAGTGGCAAGCTCCACAAACGAGGGCTCCCCGTCCCCACCAGAGCCGACTGGCAAGGGCAGCCTAGACACCATGCTGGGGCTGCTGCAGTCTGACCTCAGCCGCCGGGGTGTTCCCACTCAGGCCAAGGGCCTCTGTGGCTCCTGCAATAAACCTATTGCTGGGCAA GTGGTGACGGCTCTGGGCCGCGCCTGGCATCCCGAGCACTTCGTTTGCGGAGGCTGTTCCACCGCCCTGGGAGGCAGCAGCTTCTTCGAGAAGGATGGAGCCCCCTTCTGCCCCGAGTGCTACTTTGAGCGCTTCTCGCCAAGATGTGGCTTCTGCAACCAGCCCATCCGACAC aAAATGGTGACCGCCTTGGGCACTCACTGGCACCCAGAGCATTTCTGCTGCGTCAGTTGCGGGGAGCCCTTCGGAGATGAGG GTTTTCATGAGCGCGAGGGCCGCCCCTACTGCCGCCGGGACTTCCTGCAGCTGTTCGCCCCGCGCTGCCAGGGCTGCCAGGGCCCCATCCTGGATAACTACATCTCGGCGCTTAGCGCGCTCTGGCACCCGGACTGTTTCGTCTGCAGG GAATGCTTCGCGCCCTTCTCGGGAGGCAGCTTTTTCGAGCACGAGGGCCGCCCGTTGTGCGAGAACCACTTCCACGCACGGCGCGGCTCGCTGTGCGCCACGTGTGGCCTCCCAGTTACCGGCCGCTGCGTGTCGGCCCTGGGCCGCCGCTTCCACCCGGATCACTTCACATGCACCTTCTGCCTGCGCCCGCTCACCAAAGGCTCCTTCCAGGAGCGTGCCGGCAAGCCCTACTGCCAGCCCTGCTTCCTGAAGCTCTTCGGCTGA